The Streptomyces sp. NBC_00286 nucleotide sequence GTCCGCACGGACTGTCCCTCCAGGAACTTGTGCACCAGGGGTACGACGACGATCGGTACGGCGAGAACGGCCGCGAGTCCGGCGGTCGTCGACCGGAAGACGCCCGCGCCGAGCACGCCTGCCCAGGCGCAGCCCACCACGAGTCCGATCCAACTGGCGCTCAGCGAAAGCCAGTCGGCGGGAACTCCGGCGATCTCCCGTCCGTAGACGATGTAGAGCAGTTCGGCGTCCACGCCCACCGTGAGGATGGCCAGGATCAGCGCGGTGGCGGCGGCGACGAGGAGTTTGGCGGCGAGCAGTCCCAGGCGGCGGGGGACGGTGCCGCGGTCCGCGGCCAGGGCGGGGTGGCGGAACTCGTCGCCGAATGCGAGGGCGCCGAGCAGCCCCGCGCCGAGCGCCGCGGGCGGCAGCGGGAACTGCTGCGGCCACGCGGCGAGCAGCCGCGGCTGCGGCGTGTGTCCCACCCGGGCCAGGAGTACGGCGGTGACGGCAGAAGTGACGAGCACGGCTGCCGCAGTGAGGTAACCGGTGCCGACTCCTGCCGCGCGGCGCAGTTCATAGCGCAGAGGACGCAGCGGGTTGCGGCCTTGGCGGACCGTGATGGGGAGCGGGAGCGGGGACAGGTCATCCGCGATCTCCGCCTCGGTCGGCCCCGGCGACTCCTCGGCCTCCTGAGCATCATCCGCGGGCGGGCGGGCGGCCGTGGGCCCCATGTCGCCGATTTCGTCGGCCAGTTGATGTACGAGGATGCCGTGGCGGTACGCGGTTTCACCCACGTCGGCGCAGGTGCTGCCGTACACCGAGAGGCGGTTGCCGTCCTCTGACACGACTTCGACGGAACACCGTGTGGCGCGAGCCTCCTTGGCCAGGAGGGCGGCGAGCCGGGCGGCGTGAGGGCTGCGCACGGCGACGCGGGGACGGAGCCGGGTACGGGCGAAGTCGGCGGCCTCCTGGTCTGCTACGAGCTGGCCCTCCTCGATCGTGACGACCCGGTC carries:
- a CDS encoding ABC transporter ATP-binding protein, encoding MIQAIGLTSSPRKELPPAVDDLSFEAHPGRVTALLGAPGAGKTTALRLMLELQQGRGVTHFRGRPLHRIPHPTREVGVLLGEVPGHPARTVRGQLRMLCAAVGVPVRRADEVLEVVGLVSLRDERLGALSRGTDRRLGLACALLADPHTLVLDAPTDGLSVRESRWLHGVLRAYAAGGGTVLFTTDDPKEAARNADRVVTIEEGQLVADQEAADFARTRLRPRVAVRSPHAARLAALLAKEARATRCSVEVVSEDGNRLSVYGSTCADVGETAYRHGILVHQLADEIGDMGPTAARPPADDAQEAEESPGPTEAEIADDLSPLPLPITVRQGRNPLRPLRYELRRAAGVGTGYLTAAAVLVTSAVTAVLLARVGHTPQPRLLAAWPQQFPLPPAALGAGLLGALAFGDEFRHPALAADRGTVPRRLGLLAAKLLVAAATALILAILTVGVDAELLYIVYGREIAGVPADWLSLSASWIGLVVGCAWAGVLGAGVFRSTTAGLAAVLAVPIVVVPLVHKFLEGQSVRTATGFSTRLREFVLMQWPFGGERILAAGVRVMTQPVGSALVLSLTVLLCTYLFTTLRGRFRWSF